ATGGTCCAGCACCTGAAGCAGGATATTGAACAGGTCTTCGTGGGCCTTTTCGATCTCGTCCAACAGCAAAATGCAGTAAGGGTGCTTGCGCACGCCGTCGGTCAGCAAACCGCCCTGGTCGAAGCCGATATAGCCCGGCGGGGCGCCGATCAGCCGCGCCACAGCGTGTTTTTCCATGTACTCGCTCATGTCGTAGCGCATGAACTCCACATCCAGCAGGTTGGCTACCTGCCGGGCCACTTCGGTCTTGCCCACACCGGTGGGGCCGGTGAACAAAAATGAACCCACGGGTTTTTCTGGTTGCCCCAATCCGGCCCGCGAGCGTTTGATGGCGGTAACCAGCGCGTCAATGGCATCGTCCTGGCCGAAAACGACCTTGCGAAGCTGACCGCCCAGGTTCTCCAGCTTGGCCTTGTCCGGCGTGGAGACATTGACCGCCGGCACCCTGGCGATCTTGGCCACGATCTTTTCGATGTCCGAGGGGTGAATCTTCTTGCGATTGGTGGCGCCGGAAAGCCGGATGGCGGCACCGGCCTCGTCGATGACATCGATGGCCTTGTCCGGCAAAAAGCGGTCGTTGATATACTTGGCCGACAGCTCACAGGCCGCCTTGAGGGCCGAATCGGTGTATTCGATTTCGTGGTGCTCTTCGTAGCGGCTGCGCAGCCCCTTGAGGATCTTGATGGATTCCTTTACCGGCGGCTCAAGGATATCGATCTTCTCGAAGCGCCGGGAAAGCGCGCGGTCCTTTTCGAAATGGTTCTTGTACTCCTCGTAGGTGGTGGAGCCGATGCAGCGCAGTTCGCCGGTGGACAAAAAGGGCTTGAGAATATTGCTGGCGTCCATGGAACCGCTGCTGGTAGCGCCGGCCCCTACGATGGTGTGAATCTCATCGATGAACATGATGGCGTTCTTGCGCTTTTTCAACTCGGCCACCACGCCCTTGAGGCGCTGCTCGAAATCGCCACGGAATTTCGACCCGGCCAGCATGCCGCCCAGATCCAGCGAATAGATGCGCACCTCTTTCAGCAGATCCGGCACATAGCCTTCCCATATCTTCTGGGCCAGTCCTTCGGCCATGGCCGTCTTGCCAACACCGGGATCACCGACGAAAATGGGATTGTTTTTTCTGCGCCGGCAGAGCACCTGCATGGTGCGCTCCAACTCCAGTTCGCGGCCGATCAGCGGATCCAGTTTGCCTTTGGCGGCCCGGTCGATCAGGTTTACCGTGTACGCTTCCAAAGGCGAGCTTTTCTTCTTAGCCCCTTTTTTTTCGTCCGGACTGTCCGTTTCCGGCGTTTGGCTGTCCGGGATTTCCGCGGGTATATTATGGGAGATGATCTGCAGGACATCCAACCGCGAAATGCCCTCCTCGTTCAGAAAAAAGACGGCATGGGAATCCTTCTCCATGAAAATGGAGGCCAGGATATCGCTTACGGCAACCTCTTTTTTTTCGGCCGAGCGCACATGGTTGACCGCCCGCTGGATCACCCGCTGGAAGCCGATGGTCTGTTGGAGCACATATTCACTCTCTTCGGGGAGCATCTCCATATTTTCGTTGAAAAACGTTTCCAGGTTGGCTTTGATTTTCTCGGGGTCGCCGCCGCACTTTTCGACGATATCCAGCCCTGAACGGTCATGCAGGATAGCGAATAAAACGTGTTCCACGCTGACATATTCATGGCGCCGCTTTTTGGCCTCGCGAACGGCGAAGCCCAATGTAGCACTGAGTTCTTTGCTGATCATCTTCTATTCCTGTTCCATGCTGCACCGCAGCGGATACCCGCTTTCACGGGCAAGGTTGTGAACCGTGTCGACCTTGGTTTCCGCGACCTCATGGGTGTAGATGCCGCAGATGCCAATGCCTTTTTGATGCACGTTCAACATGATCTTGGCCGCCGTTTCAGGTGATTTGTTGAATACGTACATCAGGATTTCAACCACGAACTCCATTGTGGTGTAGTCGTCGTTATGCAAAAGCACCCGGTACATGGCAGGTTCCTTGATTTCGTCCCGGGTCTTTGAGCTAACCTGCTCCTCTGTCTGGTAACGGCCCATCGTGTTTATCGGGTTTATTGAGTTCGTTGCGTTTATTGAGTTTATTTGCCCTTGCAACCCCGCTGTAAGCGACTCTCTATCACCTACCAGCTATGAGCTAATAAAGATTATAATCACCGCCGGCAGGGGTTGTAAAGTCCGATTCAAGGAGCGCGGCCGGAAGCCGATCCAACGGCAACCTGTCTCCTATCGCAAACGATTGGTATGGGGCCGTTTTTCAGGGCTGCTCAAGAGCGATTTCAACAATTCGGGGAATGGGTCGGCCGTTTTCGATGGAAACCCGGGCCACCGATACCGGATAATCGTAGCGCCGATGGCCCGCACTGCCCGGATTGAGATAGAACACCCCGTCTTTATGGGTCAATTCAGGCTGATGGGTATGACCGCTGACCACCATGTGGATCCCGGCCGCCGCCGGATCCAGATCCAGGCGGTGCAGGTCGTGCAGGATGTAAAAAAAGACCGCGTCGATCT
This window of the uncultured Desulfosarcina sp. genome carries:
- the clpA gene encoding ATP-dependent Clp protease ATP-binding subunit ClpA, encoding MISKELSATLGFAVREAKKRRHEYVSVEHVLFAILHDRSGLDIVEKCGGDPEKIKANLETFFNENMEMLPEESEYVLQQTIGFQRVIQRAVNHVRSAEKKEVAVSDILASIFMEKDSHAVFFLNEEGISRLDVLQIISHNIPAEIPDSQTPETDSPDEKKGAKKKSSPLEAYTVNLIDRAAKGKLDPLIGRELELERTMQVLCRRRKNNPIFVGDPGVGKTAMAEGLAQKIWEGYVPDLLKEVRIYSLDLGGMLAGSKFRGDFEQRLKGVVAELKKRKNAIMFIDEIHTIVGAGATSSGSMDASNILKPFLSTGELRCIGSTTYEEYKNHFEKDRALSRRFEKIDILEPPVKESIKILKGLRSRYEEHHEIEYTDSALKAACELSAKYINDRFLPDKAIDVIDEAGAAIRLSGATNRKKIHPSDIEKIVAKIARVPAVNVSTPDKAKLENLGGQLRKVVFGQDDAIDALVTAIKRSRAGLGQPEKPVGSFLFTGPTGVGKTEVARQVANLLDVEFMRYDMSEYMEKHAVARLIGAPPGYIGFDQGGLLTDGVRKHPYCILLLDEIEKAHEDLFNILLQVLDHATLTDNNGKKADFRNVIVMMTSNAGSREMSSATIGFGDPKGDSVNKGQKAIEKVFSPEFRNRLDGIISFNALDVEIMKLIVDKFMREFADQLAVKKVSLAYSEKVRKWLAKKGHDPQYGARPLARVIQTRIKDVLADEILFGRLEKGGGVELDMDGDELVFEYSS
- the clpS gene encoding ATP-dependent Clp protease adapter ClpS, translating into MGRYQTEEQVSSKTRDEIKEPAMYRVLLHNDDYTTMEFVVEILMYVFNKSPETAAKIMLNVHQKGIGICGIYTHEVAETKVDTVHNLARESGYPLRCSMEQE
- a CDS encoding metallophosphoesterase family protein, with product MNSVTIGIISDTHGLLRPEVEKALAGCDRILHAGDVGDNQVLERLARIAPVTAVRGNMDYGSWANALPVTEMVEIDAVFFYILHDLHRLDLDPAAAGIHMVVSGHTHQPELTHKDGVFYLNPGSAGHRRYDYPVSVARVSIENGRPIPRIVEIALEQP